One part of the Deltaproteobacteria bacterium genome encodes these proteins:
- the gcvT gene encoding glycine cleavage system aminomethyltransferase GcvT produces the protein MSALLRTPLYAVHRALGARLVPFAGFEMPVQYRSILEEHAAVRERAGLFDVSHMGQLHLGGASAIADAERLLTCPVASLKPGRVRYGLLCNERGGVVDDVTVYRIASDHLLICVNASNIAKDHAWVASHLSPTTQLRNASDETCLLALQGPASDAILAPLVAADLARVRFFAFTETTLAGMRVLVSRTGYTHAGGFEIYGAAGDAEKLWRALSEAGAAHGLTPAGLGARDTLRLEAALPLYGHELDDATTPLEARLERFVKLDAGGFIGCEALRAQRASGVPRALVGFAIEGRGIARAEHVLTANGSEVGRVTSGAPSPTLGNAIGLGYVAPPFAAVGTALGVIVRGQSVAARVVETPFVRGPQ, from the coding sequence GTGAGCGCCCTGCTCCGCACGCCGCTCTACGCCGTCCACCGCGCGCTCGGCGCGCGGCTCGTGCCGTTCGCGGGCTTCGAGATGCCCGTGCAGTACCGCTCGATCCTCGAGGAGCACGCCGCCGTGCGCGAGCGCGCGGGCCTGTTCGACGTCTCGCACATGGGGCAGCTGCATCTCGGCGGCGCGAGCGCGATAGCCGACGCCGAGCGGCTGCTCACGTGCCCCGTCGCATCGCTGAAGCCCGGCCGCGTGCGCTACGGCCTGCTCTGCAACGAGCGCGGCGGCGTGGTCGACGACGTGACCGTCTACCGCATCGCGAGCGATCACCTGCTGATCTGCGTGAACGCCTCGAACATCGCGAAGGACCACGCCTGGGTGGCGTCGCACCTGAGCCCGACGACGCAGCTGCGCAACGCGAGCGACGAGACCTGCCTGCTCGCGCTGCAGGGGCCCGCGAGCGACGCGATCCTCGCGCCGCTCGTGGCCGCGGATCTCGCGCGCGTGCGCTTCTTCGCGTTCACCGAGACGACGCTCGCCGGCATGCGCGTGCTGGTGTCGCGCACGGGCTACACGCACGCCGGCGGCTTCGAGATCTACGGCGCCGCGGGCGATGCGGAGAAGCTGTGGCGCGCGCTCAGCGAAGCAGGCGCGGCGCATGGGCTCACGCCCGCGGGCCTCGGCGCGCGCGACACGCTGCGCCTCGAGGCCGCGCTGCCGCTCTACGGCCACGAGCTCGACGACGCGACGACGCCGCTCGAAGCGCGCCTCGAGCGCTTCGTGAAGCTCGACGCCGGCGGCTTCATCGGCTGCGAAGCGCTGCGCGCGCAGCGAGCGAGCGGCGTGCCGCGCGCGCTCGTCGGATTCGCGATCGAGGGCCGCGGCATCGCGCGCGCAGAGCACGTGCTCACTGCGAATGGCAGCGAGGTCGGACGGGTCACCTCGGGTGCGCCCTCGCCCACCCTCGGAAACGCGATCGGGCTCGGGTACGTTGCGCCGCCGTTCGCCGCGGTGGGAACTGCGCTCGGCGTGATCGTTCGCGGTCAAAGCGTCGCAGCGCGGGTCGTCGAGACGCCATTCGTGCGCGGGCCGCAATAA
- a CDS encoding Hsp20/alpha crystallin family protein has product MANRERRLISRDPFFGELFENLPRVYSRDFLDAFWGGGERSRVVPAIDVSEDDTRYVVSAEIPGVRREDVSVELASGALTIRGEKKREERDERRRVVERELGAFERTFTLPSDAYAERVDASFKDGVLTVTIAKAEVRKARTVTVQEL; this is encoded by the coding sequence GTGGCGAACCGCGAACGCAGGCTGATCTCCCGCGACCCATTCTTCGGCGAGCTCTTCGAGAACCTGCCGCGCGTCTACTCGCGCGACTTTCTCGACGCGTTCTGGGGCGGCGGCGAGCGCTCGCGTGTGGTCCCCGCGATCGACGTCAGCGAGGACGACACCCGCTACGTCGTGAGCGCCGAGATCCCCGGCGTCCGGCGCGAGGACGTGAGCGTCGAGCTCGCGAGCGGCGCGCTCACCATTCGCGGCGAGAAGAAGCGCGAGGAGCGCGACGAGCGGCGGCGCGTGGTCGAGCGCGAGTTAGGCGCGTTCGAGCGCACCTTCACGTTGCCGAGCGATGCCTATGCGGAGCGCGTCGACGCTTCGTTCAAGGACGGCGTGCTCACCGTGACGATCGCGAAGGCGGAGGTGCGCAAGGCGCGCACCGTGACCGTGCAGGAGCTGTGA
- a CDS encoding D-2-hydroxyacid dehydrogenase, with protein sequence MPSPIHAYVPFAQAVRPLLEKQFPGREVVVWSQAPEFIAGIGDAEFIFTLHPPRGHWEKAKKLRLIQAFGAGVDYLMPPVGLRSEVVIANQRGMSAEPMAEFALTLILALLKQLPFFVASQQQRTWVRRLPETAAGKTLGILGLGAIGCALAERANALGMRVIGTQREPKAHPAVARIEPPSGTSRVLGEADVVVILTPLTDATRGSIDAAAFAQMRPGAYLVNLARGGIVDEAALRAALESGRLAGAVFDVFAEEPLPPGDPLWSAPNLWITPHVAGGFPDLLETSIALFADNVACLERGEPVASAVDRARGY encoded by the coding sequence ATGCCGTCGCCGATCCACGCGTACGTCCCCTTCGCGCAAGCCGTACGCCCGCTGCTGGAGAAGCAGTTCCCCGGGCGCGAGGTGGTCGTCTGGAGTCAGGCCCCCGAGTTCATCGCGGGCATCGGCGACGCCGAGTTCATCTTTACGCTGCATCCGCCGCGCGGTCATTGGGAGAAGGCGAAGAAGCTGCGCCTGATCCAGGCCTTCGGCGCGGGCGTCGACTACCTGATGCCGCCCGTCGGCCTGCGCAGCGAAGTCGTGATCGCGAACCAGCGCGGCATGTCGGCGGAGCCGATGGCGGAGTTCGCGCTCACGCTGATCCTCGCGCTGCTGAAACAACTCCCGTTCTTCGTGGCCTCGCAGCAGCAGCGCACGTGGGTGCGGCGCCTGCCCGAGACCGCGGCGGGCAAGACGCTCGGCATCCTCGGCCTCGGCGCGATCGGCTGCGCGCTCGCGGAGCGCGCGAACGCGCTCGGCATGCGCGTGATCGGCACGCAACGCGAGCCGAAGGCGCACCCCGCGGTGGCGCGCATCGAGCCGCCGAGCGGCACTTCGCGCGTGCTCGGCGAGGCCGACGTCGTGGTGATCCTGACGCCGCTGACCGACGCAACGCGAGGCTCGATCGACGCCGCGGCGTTCGCGCAGATGAGGCCCGGCGCCTACCTCGTGAACCTCGCGCGCGGCGGCATCGTGGACGAGGCCGCGCTGCGCGCCGCGCTCGAGAGCGGGCGGCTCGCGGGCGCGGTGTTCGACGTGTTCGCGGAGGAGCCGCTGCCACCGGGCGATCCGCTCTGGAGCGCGCCGAACTTGTGGATCACGCCGCACGTCGCGGGCGGCTTCCCCGACTTGCTCGAGACCTCGATCGCGCTGTTCGCAGACAACGTCGCGTGCCTCGAGCGCGGCGAGCCGGTCGCATCCGCGGTCGATCGCGCGCGCGGGTATTAG
- a CDS encoding cytochrome c: MKLRCGLTASTAVLTAIFSVACERPNPPAGGAALFAKHCASCHGATGVGDGPLAAELRTPPADLTRIAERNGGKFDEAAVMSAIDGRRAVAAHGPRDMPVWSEVFQTEFEQSGMPRPHATALERSRLMADYLRTIQAK, translated from the coding sequence ATGAAGCTCCGCTGCGGCCTGACGGCGAGCACTGCAGTTCTGACGGCCATCTTCAGCGTCGCGTGCGAACGCCCGAATCCGCCCGCGGGCGGAGCCGCGCTCTTCGCGAAGCACTGCGCTTCCTGCCACGGCGCGACCGGCGTCGGCGATGGCCCGCTCGCCGCCGAGCTGCGCACGCCGCCCGCGGATCTCACGCGCATCGCCGAGCGCAACGGCGGCAAGTTCGACGAGGCCGCGGTGATGTCGGCGATCGACGGGCGCCGCGCCGTCGCCGCGCACGGACCGCGCGACATGCCCGTGTGGTCGGAGGTGTTCCAGACCGAGTTCGAGCAGAGCGGCATGCCGCGCCCGCACGCGACCGCGCTCGAACGCTCGCGCCTGATGGCCGACTACCTGCGCACGATCCAGGCGAAGTAG
- a CDS encoding sigma-54-dependent Fis family transcriptional regulator, with amino-acid sequence MRHTAQILVVDDDRAMREMLASLFKERGLWVEEAASASVALELVAERDFDVVLSDIRMPGMSGIELVGKLHRLRPSTPVVLMTAFGTIDSAVEAMRAGAFDYITKPFEPDAVTFVVERAIERSALARENESLRRAVQTTGELGDLIGTSASMRDIIALIQRVGHSRASVLITGESGTGKEVVARTLHFHGSRSDKPFVPINCTAIPEGLLESELFGHVRGAFTGAHTNKRGLFEKAHGGTLFLDEIGDMGLALQGKLLRVLQDREIRPVGGTQTIKVDVRIVAATNKDLPAEIAAGRFREDLFYRLNVVPVHVPPLRERPEDVPALVEAFLRRHGEGRKRFVAAEAMALLRVQPWRGNARELENVIERALAMSDAETLGPADIPLPAATAPLASASNAAPAPDLDAHLRAAAARGMNLHELDEKYTQIVLAHTGNNKVRTAQILGIDRKTLYRRAERKARDHADHDEE; translated from the coding sequence ATGCGACACACGGCACAGATTCTGGTGGTGGACGACGACCGCGCGATGCGCGAGATGCTCGCGTCCCTATTCAAAGAGCGCGGGCTCTGGGTGGAGGAGGCGGCCTCCGCGAGCGTTGCCCTGGAGCTCGTCGCCGAGCGCGACTTCGACGTGGTGCTCTCCGACATCCGCATGCCCGGCATGTCCGGCATCGAGCTCGTGGGCAAGCTGCACCGCCTGCGCCCGAGCACGCCGGTGGTGCTGATGACCGCGTTCGGGACGATCGACTCCGCGGTCGAGGCGATGCGCGCGGGCGCCTTCGACTACATCACGAAGCCGTTCGAGCCCGACGCGGTGACCTTCGTGGTCGAGCGCGCGATCGAGCGCTCGGCGCTCGCGCGCGAGAATGAGTCGCTGCGCCGCGCGGTGCAGACCACGGGCGAGCTCGGCGACCTGATCGGTACCAGCGCCTCGATGCGCGACATCATCGCGCTGATCCAGCGCGTGGGTCACAGCCGCGCCAGCGTGCTGATCACAGGCGAGAGCGGCACGGGCAAAGAAGTCGTGGCGCGCACGCTTCACTTTCACGGCTCGCGCAGCGACAAGCCCTTCGTCCCGATCAACTGCACCGCGATTCCCGAGGGCCTGCTCGAGAGCGAGCTGTTCGGCCACGTGCGCGGCGCGTTCACCGGCGCGCACACGAACAAGCGCGGCCTGTTCGAGAAGGCGCACGGCGGGACGCTGTTCCTCGACGAGATCGGCGACATGGGCCTCGCGCTGCAGGGCAAGTTGTTGCGGGTGCTGCAGGATCGTGAGATCCGGCCCGTCGGCGGCACGCAGACCATCAAGGTCGATGTGCGCATCGTCGCGGCGACGAACAAGGACTTGCCCGCCGAGATCGCGGCGGGGCGCTTCCGCGAGGATCTCTTCTATCGCCTGAACGTCGTGCCCGTGCACGTGCCGCCGCTGCGTGAACGGCCGGAGGATGTCCCGGCGCTCGTGGAGGCGTTCCTGCGCCGCCACGGCGAGGGGCGCAAGCGCTTCGTCGCGGCCGAGGCGATGGCGCTCCTGCGCGTTCAGCCGTGGCGCGGCAACGCGCGCGAGCTCGAGAACGTGATCGAGCGCGCGCTCGCGATGAGCGACGCCGAGACGCTCGGGCCCGCGGACATCCCGTTGCCCGCCGCGACTGCGCCGCTGGCGAGCGCGAGCAACGCGGCGCCGGCGCCCGACCTCGACGCGCACCTGCGCGCAGCTGCCGCGCGAGGGATGAACCTGCACGAGCTGGACGAGAAGTACACGCAGATCGTTCTCGCGCACACGGGCAACAACAAGGTGCGCACCGCGCAGATCCTCGGGATCGACCGCAAGACGCTCTATCGCCGCGCCGAGCGAAAGGCGCGCGATCACGCCGATCACGACGAGGAGTAA
- the gcvPA gene encoding aminomethyl-transferring glycine dehydrogenase subunit GcvPA — protein MRYLPHTDDDVREMLAVVGQPDLGALFDSIPAKFRLTRPLDVPAAASEYEILDELGALAAQNENAATRAWFLGAGVHHHYVPSAVDALISRAEFYSSYTPYQPEISQGTLQAIFEWQTMLCGLTGMEVSNASLYDGASATAEAVLMALRIGKRRKVAVSAALHPHYRGVLETYLAALDFELATLPRGADGRTQASGVDRDTACVVVQQPNFFGCIEDLRAISAAAKAQGALVVTSVAEAISLALLAAPADCGADIVCGEAQSFGVPIAFGGPHLGFLTSRMAHVRQMPGRLVGETLDADGQPGYVLTLSTREQHIRRERATSNICTNQGLCLMMATIFLALHGKTGLRQLAERNLAKAEYARAQLRAAGLTLPFAAPSFNEFVVQLREPAERALARARGAGIVAGLDLAKFAPELGDALLVCVTETASRAQIDALARVLAGAKS, from the coding sequence GTGCGTTATCTGCCTCACACCGACGACGACGTACGGGAGATGCTGGCCGTCGTCGGGCAGCCTGATCTCGGCGCGCTCTTCGACAGCATCCCCGCGAAGTTCCGGCTGACGCGGCCGCTCGACGTGCCTGCGGCGGCGAGCGAGTACGAGATCCTCGACGAGCTCGGCGCGCTTGCGGCGCAGAACGAGAACGCCGCCACGCGCGCGTGGTTTCTCGGAGCCGGCGTGCACCACCACTACGTGCCGAGCGCCGTCGACGCGCTGATCTCGCGCGCCGAGTTCTACTCCTCGTACACGCCGTATCAGCCCGAGATCTCGCAGGGCACGCTGCAGGCGATCTTCGAGTGGCAGACGATGCTGTGCGGCCTGACCGGCATGGAGGTGAGCAACGCCTCGCTCTACGACGGCGCATCCGCGACGGCCGAGGCCGTGCTGATGGCGCTGCGCATCGGGAAGCGGCGCAAGGTCGCGGTCTCCGCGGCGCTGCATCCGCACTATCGCGGCGTGCTCGAGACCTATCTCGCGGCGCTCGACTTCGAGCTCGCCACGCTTCCGCGCGGCGCGGACGGGCGCACGCAGGCGAGCGGCGTCGATCGCGACACCGCGTGCGTCGTCGTGCAGCAGCCGAACTTCTTCGGGTGCATCGAGGACCTGCGTGCGATCTCCGCCGCCGCGAAGGCGCAAGGCGCGCTGGTCGTCACGAGCGTGGCCGAGGCGATCTCGCTCGCGCTGCTCGCGGCGCCCGCGGACTGCGGCGCCGACATCGTGTGCGGCGAGGCGCAGAGCTTCGGCGTACCGATTGCGTTCGGCGGCCCGCACCTCGGCTTTCTCACCTCGCGCATGGCGCACGTACGGCAGATGCCGGGCCGACTCGTCGGCGAGACGCTCGATGCCGACGGCCAGCCCGGCTACGTGCTCACGCTCTCGACGCGCGAGCAGCACATCCGCCGCGAGCGCGCGACGTCGAACATCTGCACGAACCAGGGCCTGTGCCTGATGATGGCGACGATCTTCCTCGCGCTGCACGGCAAGACCGGCCTGCGCCAGCTCGCCGAGCGCAATCTCGCGAAGGCCGAGTACGCGAGGGCGCAGCTGCGCGCTGCGGGGCTCACGCTTCCGTTCGCCGCGCCGAGCTTCAACGAGTTCGTGGTGCAGCTGCGCGAGCCGGCCGAGCGCGCGCTCGCGCGTGCGCGCGGCGCCGGCATCGTGGCCGGGCTCGATCTCGCGAAGTTCGCCCCCGAGCTCGGCGATGCCCTGCTCGTGTGCGTGACGGAGACCGCCTCGCGCGCGCAGATCGACGCGCTCGCGCGCGTTCTCGCTGGAGCGAAGTCGTGA
- the gcvPB gene encoding aminomethyl-transferring glycine dehydrogenase subunit GcvPB: MSSNATRGFSYEEDLLFERSRPGRGGVDLPRNDVPEVDARALLGALARDEIAGLPELSEVEVVRHFTRLSTWNAAVDLGLYPLGSCTMKYNPKLNEKAARLAGFAAAHPLSPASETQGLLALFWQLERCLAEISGMDRVTLQPAAGAQGELAGIMMIRAYHEHRGEKRTKVLVPDSAHGTNPASAALNGYQVVSVPSGDDGILHPEAVAKAMGPDVAGLMITNPNTLGIFETHLAEICDVVHAGGGLVYGDGANLNALVGVARPGDLGIDVMHFNLHKTFSTPHGGGGPGAGPVGIKAALAPYMPTPVAERASDGSHYWNHDLPRSIGRLHGNHGNVGMLVRAFAYIRALGPDGLKRATELAVLNANYVLARLRGAYHVPYENPVLHECVVTDRKLADTGVTTLDVAKRLIDHGYHPPTVYFPLIVNGALMIEPTESESKEGLDRFVDALLAIAEEARRDPETVRTAPHRTRRRRLDETRAARKPVLRWQPGGA; encoded by the coding sequence GTGAGCAGCAACGCGACGCGCGGGTTTTCGTACGAGGAGGACCTGCTGTTCGAGCGCAGCCGGCCTGGCCGCGGCGGCGTCGACCTCCCGCGCAACGACGTGCCCGAAGTCGACGCGCGCGCCCTGCTCGGCGCGCTCGCGCGAGACGAGATCGCGGGCCTGCCCGAGCTGAGCGAGGTCGAGGTCGTGCGCCACTTCACGCGGCTCTCGACCTGGAACGCCGCGGTCGACCTCGGCCTCTATCCACTCGGGTCCTGCACGATGAAGTACAACCCGAAGCTCAACGAGAAGGCAGCGCGGCTCGCCGGCTTCGCGGCGGCGCATCCGCTCTCGCCCGCGAGCGAGACGCAGGGCCTGCTCGCGCTCTTCTGGCAGCTCGAGCGCTGCCTCGCCGAGATCAGCGGGATGGATCGCGTGACGCTGCAGCCCGCCGCCGGCGCGCAGGGCGAGCTCGCCGGCATCATGATGATTCGCGCCTATCACGAGCATCGCGGCGAGAAGCGCACGAAGGTGCTCGTGCCCGACTCGGCGCACGGCACGAATCCGGCGAGCGCCGCGCTGAACGGTTATCAGGTCGTGTCCGTGCCGAGCGGCGACGACGGCATCCTGCATCCCGAGGCGGTCGCGAAGGCGATGGGACCCGACGTCGCGGGGCTGATGATCACGAACCCGAACACGCTCGGGATCTTCGAGACGCACCTCGCCGAGATCTGCGATGTGGTGCACGCGGGCGGCGGCCTCGTGTACGGCGACGGCGCGAACCTCAACGCGCTCGTGGGCGTCGCGCGGCCGGGCGACCTCGGCATCGACGTGATGCACTTCAACCTGCACAAGACGTTCTCTACGCCGCACGGCGGTGGCGGCCCGGGCGCCGGCCCCGTCGGCATCAAGGCCGCGCTTGCGCCGTACATGCCCACGCCCGTCGCCGAGCGCGCGAGCGATGGGAGTCATTACTGGAATCACGATCTGCCGAGGTCGATCGGCCGGCTGCACGGCAATCACGGCAACGTGGGCATGCTCGTGCGCGCCTTCGCCTACATCCGCGCGCTCGGGCCGGACGGGCTGAAGCGCGCCACCGAGCTCGCGGTGCTGAACGCGAACTACGTGCTCGCGCGACTGCGGGGCGCATACCACGTGCCGTACGAGAACCCGGTGCTGCACGAGTGCGTCGTGACCGACCGCAAGCTCGCGGACACCGGCGTCACCACGCTCGACGTCGCGAAGCGCCTGATCGATCACGGCTACCACCCGCCCACCGTGTACTTCCCGCTGATCGTGAACGGCGCGCTGATGATCGAGCCCACCGAGAGCGAATCGAAGGAAGGCCTCGATCGCTTCGTCGACGCGCTGCTCGCGATCGCGGAGGAAGCGCGCCGCGATCCCGAGACGGTGCGCACGGCGCCGCACCGGACGCGCCGGCGCCGCCTCGACGAGACGCGCGCCGCGAGAAAGCCCGTGCTGCGATGGCAACCCGGCGGCGCGTAG
- the folD gene encoding bifunctional methylenetetrahydrofolate dehydrogenase/methenyltetrahydrofolate cyclohydrolase FolD, which yields MKTVVVDGMALANDLRSRMTQEVAQLTASGRRAPCLAVVLVGDNPASASYIKGKRRACARLGMDSVEHTLAADATQADLLALVDKLNRDAGIDGILVQLPLPKQIDPSAIAAAIDADKDVDGVGPLNAGRLVLGLPGLFACTPLGIMEILALHKIPLEGANALVIGRSMIVGKPISLLLQQKNATVTMCHSRTRDLAGLCRSADILVAATGAARMVKRDWIKPGAAVIDVGVSEIDGKLVGDVDFENVMGVAGIVTPPKGGVGPMTITMLLHNTLRAYRLRTGA from the coding sequence GTGAAGACCGTCGTCGTCGACGGAATGGCGCTGGCGAACGATCTGCGCTCGCGCATGACGCAGGAGGTCGCGCAGCTCACGGCGAGCGGTCGCCGCGCGCCGTGCCTCGCGGTGGTGCTCGTCGGCGACAACCCGGCGAGCGCGTCCTACATCAAGGGCAAGCGCCGCGCGTGCGCGCGTCTCGGCATGGACTCGGTCGAGCACACCCTCGCCGCGGACGCGACGCAGGCCGACCTGCTCGCGCTCGTCGACAAGCTGAACCGCGACGCCGGCATCGACGGCATTCTCGTGCAGCTCCCCTTGCCGAAGCAGATCGACCCGAGCGCGATCGCCGCCGCGATCGACGCCGACAAGGACGTCGACGGCGTGGGGCCGCTCAACGCGGGCCGGCTCGTGCTCGGCCTGCCGGGCCTGTTCGCCTGCACGCCGCTCGGGATCATGGAGATCCTCGCGCTGCACAAGATTCCGCTCGAAGGCGCGAACGCGTTGGTGATCGGGCGCAGCATGATCGTGGGCAAGCCGATCTCGCTGCTGCTCCAGCAGAAGAACGCGACCGTCACGATGTGCCACTCGCGCACGCGCGACCTCGCGGGGTTGTGCCGGAGCGCGGACATCCTCGTCGCCGCGACTGGCGCGGCGCGCATGGTGAAGCGCGACTGGATCAAGCCCGGCGCGGCGGTGATCGATGTCGGCGTGAGCGAGATCGACGGCAAGCTCGTGGGCGACGTCGACTTCGAGAACGTGATGGGTGTCGCCGGGATCGTGACGCCGCCGAAGGGCGGCGTCGGCCCGATGACGATCACGATGCTGCTGCACAACACGCTGCGCGCGTACCGGCTGCGGACCGGCGCGTGA
- a CDS encoding universal stress protein: MKTPRKILVASDFSRGAERALAAALALAAPAKGEVHVVHALEIPLPMFEPYAVALPPEFIGAARKTAQEKLAAANAKVRAAGLTGTAHLGEAPASLCVAERAREIGADLVVIGTHGHTGFRRFLLGSVAERTVKESPVSVLTVKGEGHAEAPKKIVVGVDFSKHSEEAVALAADWARAFGAELHLVHGLELRMPFVTPYEVSVPEALIDAAYAEARKRLAALSAGLSGVNVKTDLASAPAHAAFDGVAERLHADLIITGSRGLGGVKHAVLGSVAERTLRHAPCSVLTVKAPIG, from the coding sequence GTGAAGACCCCGCGCAAGATTCTGGTAGCGAGCGACTTCTCCCGCGGCGCCGAGCGCGCGCTCGCCGCTGCGCTCGCACTTGCGGCGCCCGCGAAGGGCGAGGTGCACGTCGTGCACGCGCTCGAGATTCCGCTGCCGATGTTCGAGCCGTATGCGGTGGCGCTCCCGCCGGAGTTCATTGGCGCCGCACGCAAGACGGCGCAGGAGAAGCTCGCCGCCGCGAACGCGAAGGTGCGCGCCGCCGGCCTCACCGGCACCGCGCATCTCGGCGAAGCGCCGGCGTCGCTGTGCGTCGCGGAGCGCGCGCGAGAGATCGGCGCCGATCTCGTCGTGATCGGCACACACGGCCACACCGGCTTCAGGCGCTTCTTGTTGGGAAGCGTCGCCGAGCGCACGGTCAAGGAATCGCCCGTGTCCGTACTCACCGTGAAGGGCGAGGGACACGCGGAGGCGCCGAAGAAGATCGTCGTCGGCGTCGACTTCTCGAAGCACTCCGAAGAGGCCGTGGCGCTCGCTGCGGACTGGGCGCGCGCGTTCGGCGCGGAGCTGCACCTCGTGCATGGCCTCGAGCTGCGCATGCCGTTCGTGACGCCGTACGAAGTGTCGGTGCCGGAGGCGCTGATCGACGCCGCCTACGCCGAGGCGCGCAAGCGGCTCGCCGCGCTCTCGGCGGGCCTCAGCGGCGTGAACGTGAAGACCGACCTCGCGAGCGCACCCGCGCACGCTGCGTTCGACGGCGTCGCGGAGCGGCTGCACGCCGACCTGATCATCACCGGCTCGCGCGGCCTCGGCGGCGTGAAGCACGCAGTGCTCGGAAGCGTCGCGGAGCGAACGCTGCGCCACGCGCCGTGCAGCGTGCTCACCGTGAAGGCGCCGATCGGCTGA
- a CDS encoding ATPase, translating into MRRQRSKTHPAATQPRESATNKPRRGDPYSTRRKHPDPSACTECRAIYRAGRWAWGSPPADAERVVCPACRRIADGYPAGLLSLRGDYWPAHRAELEALARHVEERERAEHPLKRIATVRTNEGALEIATTDAKLARGIGAALRRAHRGALHVPRSSRDNVTRVVWER; encoded by the coding sequence ATGCGCCGCCAACGCTCGAAGACGCACCCCGCTGCCACACAGCCCCGCGAAAGCGCGACCAACAAGCCGCGCCGCGGCGATCCCTACTCGACGCGCCGCAAGCACCCCGACCCGAGCGCATGCACCGAGTGCCGCGCGATCTACCGCGCGGGACGTTGGGCGTGGGGCTCACCGCCGGCGGACGCCGAGCGCGTCGTGTGTCCCGCCTGTCGCCGCATCGCGGACGGCTATCCCGCGGGCTTGCTCTCGCTGCGGGGCGACTACTGGCCCGCGCATCGCGCCGAGCTCGAGGCGCTGGCGCGCCACGTCGAGGAGCGCGAGCGCGCGGAGCATCCACTGAAGCGCATCGCGACCGTGCGCACGAACGAAGGCGCGCTCGAGATCGCGACGACCGACGCGAAGCTCGCGCGCGGAATCGGCGCAGCGCTACGCCGCGCGCACCGCGGCGCGCTACACGTCCCGCGCAGCTCGCGCGACAACGTGACGCGCGTCGTGTGGGAGAGGTGA
- the gcvH gene encoding glycine cleavage system protein GcvH → MAKYEIPDDLYYTREDEWVRVERGRATIGVTDYAQQQLGDIVFVELPEVGRALDRGEPFGVVESVKAVADLFAPITGEVVEVNSGLAEAPDGVNADCYGDGWMIVVKLSDESELEQLLSAGDYMQHVKDRG, encoded by the coding sequence GTGGCGAAGTACGAAATTCCGGACGATCTCTACTACACGCGCGAGGACGAGTGGGTCCGCGTCGAGCGCGGGCGCGCGACGATCGGCGTCACCGACTACGCGCAGCAGCAGCTCGGCGACATCGTGTTCGTGGAGCTGCCGGAAGTGGGGCGCGCGCTCGATCGCGGCGAGCCCTTCGGCGTGGTCGAGTCGGTGAAGGCCGTCGCGGACCTGTTCGCGCCGATCACCGGCGAAGTCGTCGAGGTGAACTCCGGCCTCGCGGAAGCGCCCGACGGCGTGAACGCGGATTGTTACGGCGACGGCTGGATGATCGTGGTGAAGCTCTCCGACGAGAGCGAGCTCGAGCAGCTGCTCAGCGCCGGCGACTACATGCAGCACGTGAAGGACCGTGGGTAA